In Trueperaceae bacterium, the sequence CACCGGCGGCGGGCCCGTCGGGCCCGCAGGCGGCGAGGACGGCCAGCAGGGCCAGGACGGCGAGCAGCCGCAGGGCGGCCCGGGCCGCGAGGCGGAAGCGGATCGTGCGCAGCATCGTCATTCGTCGTCTCCTTCGGGGGCGGGCACGCGGTAGGTGACGCTCAGGGTCTTGGGCGTCCCCGCCGGCCACGGCGACCCGGTCCACCGCCAGCCTCCCGCCTCGCGGGTGACGAAGCCGTCCTCCGGCTCCATCGCCTCGACGCTCGCGTCGTCGCCCGGCGTCAGGACGAACCAGACGTTCTCGAGCGCCGCGTCCTCGGCGTGCTGCAGGACGACTTCGGTCGTGACGAGGAGCGTGTCGTCGTCCCACGTCGCCTCGGTCGGGGAGGTCGCGGGCGGCTCGAACGTGACGGCGGGCGGCGTCGGGGCGGCCGGCGTGACGGTGGCCGGGCCCTGGAGGGCGACCGCTGCACCGTCCGCCAGGGCCCGTAGCTCGATGGCGTGCGCCTGGTCGTTCGTGAGGTCGGGAACGAGGAACGGTCCCGCCACGCCGTCCTCCTCGACGTCGGTCCAGGCGCCCCCGTCGACGCGGAATTGAACGGCGTCCACCGTGACGCCCTCGTCGAACGTCGCGGGGTAGGCCCAGGCGACGCCGTCGCCCGGGACGACGGTGAGGGCCCGCCGGCCGAGGAACGGGATGCGCACCTCGTCGCTGCAGACGCCCGGGCACGCCGCCGTCACGCGGGCCGTGCCGGCGACGTCCGAGCGGACCTCCACGTTCACGGTGCCCTCGGCGTCGGTCAGGAGCGGCGCCTCGGTCCCCGACGGTTCGCCCCCCACCCACAACGTCCCGAGGCTCGTCGTGAGGGTCACGGTCCGGCCCGCCACCGGGTCGCCGTCCGCGTCGAGCAGCGTGACGAGGACCGGGGCGGCGTCCTCCCCGTCCGCCTCCTGCGGTCCACCGTCGTAGGTGACGTCGAGCGTGACGTCGCGGACGCTCATGGCGGACGCGGTGCCGGACAGCCCGTCGACGGAGCCGCCGGTGCCCGACACCGTGACGACGACGTCGCCGCCCGCCTCCCCGCTCAGCCCGGTGAAGTACAGGTCGTCCGCCGTCGCGACGGCGCTCCCCGAGGCGATCACGAGGGTGGCGGGGGCGTTGGGCGCACCGACGCGGCGCAGGACCCCCGCCTCCTCGCCGCCGCTGGCGCGCAACACCAGCGTCGACGCCTCCAAGACGGGCGCGAGGGCCCCGTCCCCGTCCACGGCGGACACCGTCACGGCGAACGGCATCCCCCGCAACACCGACGCCGGGACCGCCACCTCCAGCGCCGACGCCAGGTCGGCCGGGGGGCACGCGTCGGGCGCGTGGAGCGACAGGTGCGGCCCGTCGTTCCCACAGAACGTCCAGACCGCCTCGGTGCCGGGCGTCGCGCCGTTCGTGAGGCTCCACGCCGCGAACGTCGCGTAGTCCTGGAGCGCCTCCGTCGTCAGGAGCGAACCGAGCTCTCCGTCGGGGTTTTCCGCGCCTGCGTCGGTGAAGTACGCGCCGGACACGAGCAGGCCGCCGGTGCCGTCGTGCTGCATGATCCCCGCCTGGGCGGTCGTCGTATCGACCTGCGCGCGGGACACGGCACGCTGAATCTGGACGTCCTCGTACAGGGCGGCGTACCCGACGATGCCGGCGCCAGCGTCGCCGGTGATCGTGGCGGCTCCGACGTGCACGTCGGTGATGGAGGCGCTCCCCAGCCGCACGTACCCGAGGATGCCCCCCACGTTCTCGGTTCCGCCCCCCGCCAGGTCGCCCTCGACCGTCACCTGGCGCGCCACCAGACGCGAGATGGGGTTCACGTTACTCAGGTACCCCACGGCCCCCCCGACGAACGCGCCGGA encodes:
- a CDS encoding Ig-like domain-containing protein, whose amino-acid sequence is MLIRWWYILVVAWVFGVASLAHAQTCTAISLEGSGTSGDPFVIQTADDLVTMTDELNALDANVEPACWSAHYALTADVDLGFRNLEAVGGHDLQCNPLEDHVKFGGTFDGRNHVIENAYVVPSGGGCEGVFSMVRGATFQDVTFSGVDARTGAAYTTHVGTVAGSAAESTFRNVRVLGGAVKGDVAGGVVGKAFTSDATTPLTFEDVTYEGTVQAEGTTGGGGLIGWIARGGGTPVEITGASVEATVTGANQGVGGLAGLVEGPVDVNGATVRGTVGSGSAFADRPYRGGALGHVDVEGSPDVDVVLSGVDVHATVTEADQVGGLVGRVYGDGVDHDRLVVRGSRLLGSVRGSEEVGGIVGRVTDAHVDVAGFVSTPTAEARGNGAAGLVAGTLVGARLDVADAVLDGAVFGTQPGGTTGDGVGGVLGEGSSTQVTIERSRIAADVTGASGAFVGGAVGYLSNVNPISRLVARQVTVEGDLAGGGTENVGGILGYVRLGSASITDVHVGAATITGDAGAGIVGYAALYEDVQIQRAVSRAQVDTTTAQAGIMQHDGTGGLLVSGAYFTDAGAENPDGELGSLLTTEALQDYATFAAWSLTNGATPGTEAVWTFCGNDGPHLSLHAPDACPPADLASALEVAVPASVLRGMPFAVTVSAVDGDGALAPVLEASTLVLRASGGEEAGVLRRVGAPNAPATLVIASGSAVATADDLYFTGLSGEAGGDVVVTVSGTGGSVDGLSGTASAMSVRDVTLDVTYDGGPQEADGEDAAPVLVTLLDADGDPVAGRTVTLTTSLGTLWVGGEPSGTEAPLLTDAEGTVNVEVRSDVAGTARVTAACPGVCSDEVRIPFLGRRALTVVPGDGVAWAYPATFDEGVTVDAVQFRVDGGAWTDVEEDGVAGPFLVPDLTNDQAHAIELRALADGAAVALQGPATVTPAAPTPPAVTFEPPATSPTEATWDDDTLLVTTEVVLQHAEDAALENVWFVLTPGDDASVEAMEPEDGFVTREAGGWRWTGSPWPAGTPKTLSVTYRVPAPEGDDE